Proteins co-encoded in one Papaver somniferum cultivar HN1 chromosome 5, ASM357369v1, whole genome shotgun sequence genomic window:
- the LOC113281531 gene encoding acetolactate synthase 3, chloroplastic-like: MASITTNLKNPLPLPSSFNSSKSLFSKSNLLSIPAKFILSRPLHITNSSSRNQPNKPKAITTETPISTTHTTSVSPPPFVSRYKDDEPRKGADVLVEALEREGVTNVFAYPGGASMEIHQALTRSSSIRNVLPRHEQGGIFSAEGYARASGLPGVCIATSGPGATNLVSGLADALLDSIPIVAVTGQVPRRMIGTDAFQETPIVEVTRSITKHNYLVLDVEDIPRVVKEAFFLATSGRPGPVLIDIPKDVQQQLVVPKWDTPMKLPGYMSRAPKSPEHNLLEQVVRLISESKKPVLYVGGGCINYSEELRRFVELTGIPVASTLMGLGAHSCTDVLSLQMLGMHGTVYANYAVDKADLLLAFGVRFDDRVTGKIEAFASRSKIVHIDIDPAEIGKNKQPHVSICADMGVALKGLNKLLEEKMSKLTLDFLSWREELMEQKKNYPLSYKTFGESIPPQYAIKVLDELTEGKAIISTGVGQHQMWAAQWYKYRGPRQWLTSAGLGAMGFGLPAAIGAAVAKPEAIVVDIDGDGSFMMNVQELATVRVENLPVKILLLNNQHLGMVVQWEDRFYKANRAHTYLGNPAKDSEIFPDMLKFAEACDIPAARVTKVSELRAAIQKMLDTPGPYLLDVIVPHQEHVLPMIPAGGSFNEVIIEGDGRTKY; this comes from the coding sequence ATGGCGTCCATCACTACAAATCTTAAAAACCCATTACCTTTACcatcttccttcaattcttcgaAATCCCTTTTCTCCAAATCCAATCTTCTTTCAATCCCAGCAAAATTCATTTTGTCTCGTCCTCTACATATCACAAACTCATCATCTCGAAACCAACCCAACAAACCCAAAGCTATAACCACTGAAACACCCATTTCCACCACCCACACCACCTCCGTATCTCCTCCTCCATTTGTGTCTAGATACAAAGATGATGAACCAAGAAAAGGGGCTGATGTTCTCGTTGAAGCATTAGAACGCGAAGGAGTAACAAATGTTTTTGCATATCCAGGTGGTGCATCAATGGAGATACATCAAGCTTTAACTAGATCTTCAAGTATTAGAAATGTTCTACCTAGACACGAACAAGGTGGGATTTTTTCTGCTGAAGGTTATGCTCGTGCTTCTGGTTTACCTGGTGTCTGCATTGCTACTTCTGGCCCTGGTGCTACTAATCTTGTTAGCGGTCTTGCCGATGCATTACTCGACAGCATCCCAATTGTTGCTGTAACTGGTCAAGTACCTAGGAGGATGATTGGTACTGATGCATTTCAGGAAACTCCTATTGTTGAGGTAACAAGATCGATTACTAAACATAATTACCTTGTCCTTGATGTTGAGGATATTCCTCGTGTTGTGAAAGAAGCATTTTTTCTAGCTACATCAGGCCGACCAGGTCCAGTACTTATTGATATCCCTAAAGATGTGCAACAACAGCTTGTAGTGCCTAAATGGGATACCCCTATGAAATTACCTGGGTATATGTCTCGAGCACCAAAATCACCTGAACATAACCTATTAGAACAGGTTGTTAGGTTAATTTCTGAATCCAAGAAACCTGTTTTATATGTTGGTGGTGGCTGTATAAACTATAGTGAAGAATTGAGACGGTTTGTTGAGTTGACTGGAATTCCTGTTGCTAGTACTTTGATGGGTTTGGGTGCTCATTCATGTACTGATGTGCTTTCTTTACAAATGCTTGGAATGCATGGGACCGTATATGCAAACTATGCGGTTGATAAAGCCGATTTGTTGCTTGCCTTTGGTGTTAGATTTGATGATCGTGTGACAGGAAAGATTGAAGCGTTCGCTAGTAGGTCGAAAATTGTTCACATTGATATTGATCCAGCTGAAATTGGAAAGAACAAACAACCTCATGTTTCTATCTGTGCGGATATGGGAGTGGCATTGAAGGGGTTGAATAAGTTGTTAGAAGAAAAGATGTCCAAActtacacttgattttttgtcttggaGAGAGGAGCTTATGGAACAGAAGAAGAATTACCCATTGAGTTATAAGACTTTTGGAGAGTCAATTCCTCCTCAGTATGCAATCAAGGTTTTGGACGAATTAACAGAAGGGAAGGCGATTATTAGCACTGGTGTTGGGCAGCATCAGATGTGGGCTGCACAATGGTACAAGTATAGGGGACCTCGTCAATGGTTAACTTCTGCTGGATTAGGCGCAATGGGTTTTGGGTTACCTGCTGCAATTGGAGCTGCCGTTGCTAAACCTGAAGCTATTGTTGTAGACATTGACGGTGATGGAAGTTTCATGATGAATGTTCAGGAATTGGCAACAGTAAGGGTGGAGAATTTACCAGTCAAAATTCTTCTACTGAATAATCAGCATTTGGGTATGGTTGTTCAGTGGGAGGATCGGTTTTATAAGGCAAACAGGGCTCACACATATCTTGGAAATCCAGCAAAAGACTCTGAAATCTTCCCTGATATGTTGAAATTTGCTGAAGCATGTGATATTCCGGCTGCTCGTGTTACAAAAGTGAGTGAACTGAGGGCGGCCATTCAGAAGATGTTGGATACCCCTGGACCATATTTATTGGATGTCATAGTGCCACATCAAGAGCACGTGTTGCCTATGATTCCTGCCGGTGGTTCGTTCAATGAGGTGATCATCGAAGGTGATGGTAGAACGAAGTACTGA
- the LOC113281532 gene encoding protein SHOOT GRAVITROPISM 5-like, giving the protein MEEEHHHYKGKELQLLPTPRPAMSSSTTTSRCVTTTATLWRSASSSSSVLDHHFNAPPSTVSSLSSSLDLQLSISLHPNRPPPQSEFMSPTFLHYPGDHTKKPTATNNQHLSFSNTIDALKWQTAEQIRLAKLEMAYAERVRELTRREMELAQSEFARARHIWQIAREDVEKAERLKERATRRVDSTCMEITCQSCRRRFLLY; this is encoded by the coding sequence ATGGAGGAAGAACATCATCATTATAAGGGGAAAGAGCTTCAACTCCTACCAACTCCAAGACCAGCAATGTCTTCTTCAACTACAACTTCAAGGTGTGTTACTACTACTGCAACATTATGGAGATCAGCATCATCGTCGTCTTCGGTACTCGACCATCATTTTAATGCCCCGCCTTCAACAGtatcatcattatcatcttcTCTTGACCTTCAATTGTCCATTAGCCTTCATCCGAATCGACCACCACCACAGTCGGAGTTTATGAGTCCCACCTTTCTACACTACCCAGGTGATCACACAAAGAAGCCAACCGCTACTAATAATCAACACTTGAGCTTCAGTAATACTATTGATGCTTTAAAGTGGCAAACGGCGGAGCAAATTCGATTGGCCAAGCTTGAGATGGCTTATGCAGAACGTGTTAGGGAGCTGACCAGAAGGGAGATGGAACTAGCACAGTCTGAATTTGCAAGAGCTAGGCACATATGGCAGATAGCAAGAGAAGATGTAGAAAAGGCAGAGAGACTGAAGGAAAGGGCAACTAGAAGGGTTGACTCTACCTGCATGGAGATCACTTGTCAATCTTGTCGTCGACGATTTCTACTATATTAA